One Marinibacterium anthonyi genomic region harbors:
- a CDS encoding bifunctional dihydroneopterin aldolase/dihydroneopterin triphosphate 2'-epimerase: MTSDLHLAFASLSDRAEASAASGPLDRISVRDHVVDVEIGAFQAERGTTQRVRFNVVVEVEPVTVAVDDDVDRILSYDRITDAISESLAEERLNLLETLAERVAERVLTAPRAMRVFVRIEKLDRGPGALGVEIVRDRRWHPETGRHEDVPHPRLVYLSNAAMEAATLSGWIDALQAQGRPVIFCVGASDLPVPQTGHRMTQRRIDLLAIEQNAWRLAARDSRCVVVGTRTELDWAVRHGQISVWAPSKIVLDSVESPSVRSDDTVALAAWFAGRIQAEELLVVGADLPETDSTRVKLRAMSVQEREIL; this comes from the coding sequence ATGACTTCAGACCTGCATCTTGCCTTCGCCTCCCTGTCGGATCGGGCCGAGGCGTCGGCGGCCTCGGGGCCGCTGGACCGCATCAGCGTCCGCGACCACGTGGTCGATGTGGAGATCGGTGCGTTCCAGGCCGAACGGGGCACCACCCAGCGCGTGCGCTTCAACGTGGTGGTCGAAGTCGAGCCGGTCACCGTGGCTGTCGACGACGATGTCGACCGGATCCTGTCCTACGACCGGATCACCGACGCGATTTCCGAAAGCCTGGCCGAAGAACGGCTGAACCTGCTGGAAACCCTGGCCGAACGGGTTGCCGAACGGGTGCTGACCGCACCGCGCGCCATGCGGGTCTTCGTGCGGATCGAAAAGCTTGACCGGGGGCCGGGGGCTTTGGGCGTCGAGATCGTGCGCGACCGGCGCTGGCATCCGGAAACGGGGCGTCACGAGGATGTTCCCCATCCCCGGCTGGTCTACCTTTCCAACGCGGCGATGGAGGCTGCGACCCTTTCGGGCTGGATCGACGCGCTGCAGGCGCAGGGCCGGCCGGTGATCTTCTGTGTCGGTGCGTCCGATCTGCCGGTGCCGCAGACGGGCCATCGCATGACCCAGCGGCGCATCGACCTGCTGGCCATCGAACAGAACGCCTGGCGCCTGGCCGCGCGCGACAGCCGCTGCGTGGTGGTGGGCACGCGCACCGAACTCGACTGGGCGGTGCGCCATGGCCAGATCTCGGTCTGGGCGCCATCGAAGATCGTGCTGGATTCGGTCGAAAGCCCCTCTGTCCGGTCTGATGACACGGTGGCGCTGGCCGCGTGGTTCGCCGGCCGCATCCAGGCCGAAGAGCTGCTGGTCGTGGGCGCCGACCTTCCCGAGACCGACAGCACGCGGGTCAAGCTGCGCGCCATGTCCGTGCAGGAGCGCGAAATCCTTTGA
- the glyQ gene encoding Glycine--tRNA ligase alpha subunit produces the protein MLDAATAPRSFQEIILRLQNYWAAKGCAILQPYDMEVGAGTFHPATTLRSLGSNPWAAAYVQPSRRPTDGRYGENPNRLQHYYQYQVLIKPSPPDLQDLYLGSLQAIGIDMDLHDIRFVEDDWESPTLGAWGLGWEVWCDGMEVSQFTYFQQVGGHDCKPVSGELTYGLERLAMYVLGIEHVMDMPFNDPQTPIPLTYGDIFRQTEQEYSRWNFDVADTEVLLRHFEEAEAECARILDHPAEDPKTGKRIIMAHPAYDQCIKASHIFNLLDARGVISVTERQAYIGRVRALAKQCADAFVQTEAGGAEREEEIPFE, from the coding sequence ATGCTCGACGCCGCCACAGCCCCGCGCTCGTTCCAGGAGATCATCCTGCGCCTGCAGAATTACTGGGCCGCAAAGGGCTGCGCGATCCTGCAGCCCTACGACATGGAGGTCGGCGCCGGAACGTTCCATCCGGCGACCACCCTGCGCTCGCTGGGCTCGAACCCCTGGGCCGCGGCCTACGTTCAGCCGTCGCGCCGCCCGACCGACGGGCGCTATGGCGAGAACCCGAACCGCTTGCAGCATTATTACCAGTACCAGGTGCTGATCAAACCGTCGCCGCCCGACCTGCAGGACCTGTACCTGGGGTCCCTTCAGGCGATCGGCATCGACATGGACCTGCACGACATCCGCTTTGTCGAAGACGACTGGGAAAGCCCGACGCTGGGCGCCTGGGGCCTGGGCTGGGAAGTCTGGTGCGACGGGATGGAAGTGTCGCAGTTCACCTATTTCCAGCAGGTCGGCGGGCACGATTGCAAGCCTGTGTCGGGCGAGTTGACCTATGGCCTGGAACGGCTGGCGATGTACGTCCTGGGGATCGAGCATGTGATGGACATGCCGTTCAACGACCCTCAGACGCCGATCCCGCTGACCTATGGCGACATCTTCCGCCAGACCGAACAGGAATATTCCCGCTGGAACTTCGACGTGGCCGACACCGAGGTCCTGCTGCGCCATTTCGAGGAAGCCGAGGCCGAATGCGCCCGCATCCTGGATCACCCGGCCGAGGATCCCAAGACCGGCAAGCGCATCATCATGGCGCATCCCGCCTATGACCAGTGCATCAAGGCCAGCCATATCTTCAACCTGCTTGACGCGCGGGGCGTGATTTCCGTGACCGAACGGCAGGCCTATATCGGCCGGGTCCGGGCGCTGGCCAAGCAATGCGCCGACGCCTTCGTCCAGACAGAGGCCGGTGGGGCGGAGCGCGAAGAAGAGATCCCGTTCGAGTGA
- the sleB gene encoding Spore cortex-lytic enzyme precursor: MLRAAFVLACILGLSPAVSVAADAELKSLMNLEKTRLMALPAGHVAGLVADPKSVKKKRNDLEKVPNVEFSRSWVDALPKANGGKDWACLSEALYFEARGETIKGQFAVAEVILNRVHSQRFPNSVCGVIHQGTGKLHQCQFTYTCDGRAENIHEPAAYDRVAKVARLILDGKAKPLTDGATFYHTNAVRPRWSRVYKQTAQIGVHKFYRDNYRTADNS, translated from the coding sequence ATGTTGAGAGCCGCGTTCGTGCTCGCGTGCATCCTGGGCTTGAGCCCTGCTGTGTCGGTCGCAGCTGATGCCGAATTGAAATCGCTGATGAACCTGGAAAAGACCCGGTTGATGGCGCTGCCCGCTGGCCATGTCGCCGGTCTGGTCGCAGACCCGAAATCGGTAAAGAAGAAACGCAACGACCTGGAAAAGGTTCCCAACGTCGAATTCTCGCGGTCCTGGGTGGATGCTTTGCCCAAGGCCAACGGCGGCAAGGACTGGGCCTGCCTGTCCGAGGCGCTGTATTTCGAAGCCCGGGGCGAAACCATCAAGGGCCAGTTCGCGGTGGCCGAGGTCATCCTGAACCGGGTCCATAGTCAGCGCTTTCCGAATTCGGTCTGCGGGGTGATCCACCAGGGAACCGGCAAGCTGCACCAGTGCCAGTTCACCTACACCTGCGACGGCCGGGCCGAAAACATCCACGAACCCGCCGCCTATGACCGTGTTGCCAAGGTCGCGCGCCTGATCCTGGACGGCAAGGCCAAGCCGCTGACCGACGGGGCGACGTTCTATCACACCAATGCCGTGCGCCCGCGCTGGTCCCGGGTCTACAAGCAGACCGCCCAGATCGGCGTGCACAAGTTCTACCGCGACAATTACCGGACCGCCGACAACAGCTGA
- the gltS gene encoding Glutamate permease has product MILEIPDFLSLTLGLAVFLLGVMLNDRFEPLHRFNIPEAVTGGLAVALVVLLVYLVADVEIVFNLATRDFLLVLFFSGIGLNARLGDLISGGKALAVLLGLTVLAICAQNIIGTLGAVLFGFPAQSGVLFGSAALIGGHGTAIAWAPEVMRATGLGNAAELGVAVATLGLVLAALVGGPVAGFLVQRHKLGPQTEEEVITIGVQDDASREAARIDHKTVMRALLYLNLAIMTGFLLHEVLEDLGVMLPYFVPCLIMGIVIANLRAALFPKAPPVSRTASLALISEFALGAFLAMSLMSLQLWTIAELGPAIAVTLALQTLFTVVFVVWVLFPVMGRTYDAAVLAAGFGGFALGATPTAIANMTAVTKRYGPSPIAFIVLPLVSAFFVDIANAIVIQMVLNF; this is encoded by the coding sequence ATGATCCTCGAGATCCCCGATTTCCTGTCCCTGACGCTGGGACTTGCGGTGTTCCTGCTGGGTGTCATGCTGAACGACCGGTTCGAGCCGCTGCACCGGTTCAACATCCCCGAGGCGGTGACCGGCGGGCTGGCCGTCGCGCTGGTGGTGCTGCTGGTCTACCTGGTCGCGGATGTCGAGATCGTCTTCAACCTGGCGACACGGGATTTCCTGCTGGTGCTGTTCTTCTCGGGCATCGGGCTGAATGCGCGGCTGGGGGATCTGATCTCGGGGGGCAAGGCGCTGGCGGTGCTGCTGGGGCTGACCGTGCTGGCGATCTGCGCGCAGAACATCATCGGGACGCTTGGCGCCGTGCTGTTCGGGTTCCCGGCCCAATCCGGCGTCCTGTTCGGGTCCGCCGCGCTGATCGGCGGGCACGGCACGGCCATCGCCTGGGCGCCCGAGGTCATGCGCGCCACCGGGTTGGGCAACGCGGCCGAACTGGGCGTGGCGGTGGCCACGCTGGGGCTGGTGCTGGCGGCGCTGGTGGGCGGGCCGGTGGCCGGGTTCCTGGTGCAGCGCCACAAGCTCGGCCCGCAGACCGAGGAAGAGGTCATCACCATCGGCGTGCAGGACGACGCCTCGCGCGAGGCGGCGCGGATCGACCACAAGACGGTGATGCGGGCGCTGTTGTACCTCAACCTCGCGATCATGACGGGCTTCCTGCTGCACGAGGTCCTGGAGGACCTGGGCGTGATGCTGCCCTATTTCGTGCCCTGCCTGATCATGGGCATCGTCATCGCCAACCTGCGCGCGGCGCTTTTCCCCAAAGCGCCCCCTGTCTCGCGCACGGCGTCGCTGGCGCTGATCTCGGAATTCGCGCTTGGCGCCTTTCTGGCCATGTCGCTGATGTCGCTGCAGCTGTGGACCATTGCCGAACTTGGCCCCGCCATCGCCGTGACACTGGCGCTGCAGACGCTTTTTACCGTGGTCTTTGTTGTCTGGGTGCTGTTCCCCGTCATGGGGCGCACCTACGACGCCGCCGTCCTGGCCGCCGGGTTCGGCGGGTTTGCCCTGGGCGCGACGCCCACCGCAATCGCCAACATGACAGCCGTAACCAAGCGATATGGCCCGTCGCCTATTGCCTTCATCGTGCTGCCCCTTGTATCCGCATTCTTCGTGGACATCGCCAATGCCATCGTCATCCAGATGGTTCTGAACTTCTGA
- the glyS gene encoding Glycine--tRNA ligase beta subunit codes for MPDLLIELFSEEIPARMQARAAEELKKRMTDGLVEAGLTYAGAAAYVTPRRLALAISGLTAESPTLREERKGPKVGAPEKAIEGFLRGAGLTRDDLEERDTPKGAVYFAIVTKPGRKAEEIIAEVLETTVRTFSWPKSMRWGAGSLRWVRPLHSILCLLSDEGGARVVEMEIDGIKAGNTTEGHRFLAPGRFSVTSFEDYEAQLKRRSVILNADERGEQIWHDATNMAFANGLEVIDDKGLLAEVSGLVEFPVVLMGEIGEDFLDLPPEVLQTSMKEHQKFFSVRNPRTGRIERFITVANRTTSDHGATILAGNQKVLAARLSDAKFFWENDLRVAKADIMSWVRDLENVTFHNKMGSQGDRIRRIASLSHELADITGADAAEAQEAAELAKADLSSEMVYEFPELQGLMGRYYIAASGRSDAVAAAAQHHYSPLGPSDDVPTGKVSVTVALADKLDMLAGFWAIDEKPTGSKDPFALRRAALGVIRLILENDLRLQLREVTARAFFPHALKRDAGAGETMAEKHAEYARITGTEAGKIGGMSAKALTSMIASRGLLGTLWDTISDRNSSFAEDKAILDDLLGFIHDRLKVVLREKGIRHDIIDACIEMPGSDDLTLLVKRAEALDAVLKTEDGENLLQGFKRANNILTQAEEKDGVEYSFGADPRFAQDAAEAELFEALDMAEASITPALKREDFADAMSAMAGLRGPVDAFFEAVQVNTDNQTVRRNRLNLLSRIRSVCISVADLTRIDG; via the coding sequence GTGCCCGACCTGCTGATCGAACTCTTTTCCGAAGAAATTCCGGCCCGCATGCAGGCGCGTGCGGCGGAGGAACTGAAGAAACGCATGACCGACGGCCTTGTCGAGGCCGGTCTGACCTATGCCGGTGCCGCCGCCTACGTGACGCCCCGCCGCCTGGCGCTGGCCATCAGCGGGCTGACCGCCGAAAGCCCGACGCTGCGCGAGGAACGCAAGGGGCCGAAAGTGGGCGCGCCCGAGAAGGCGATCGAAGGCTTCCTGCGCGGCGCGGGGCTGACCCGCGACGACCTGGAAGAACGCGACACGCCCAAGGGCGCCGTCTATTTCGCCATCGTGACCAAGCCGGGCCGCAAGGCCGAAGAGATCATCGCCGAAGTGCTGGAAACCACGGTGCGCACCTTTTCCTGGCCCAAGTCGATGCGCTGGGGCGCGGGCAGCCTGCGCTGGGTGCGGCCGCTGCATTCGATCCTGTGCCTTCTGTCGGACGAGGGCGGCGCGCGCGTCGTCGAGATGGAGATCGACGGCATCAAGGCCGGCAACACCACCGAAGGGCACCGGTTCCTGGCGCCGGGCCGGTTCAGCGTCACCTCGTTCGAGGATTACGAGGCGCAGCTGAAACGCCGCTCGGTCATTCTGAACGCGGACGAACGGGGCGAACAGATCTGGCATGACGCCACCAACATGGCCTTTGCCAACGGTCTGGAGGTGATCGACGACAAGGGCCTGCTGGCCGAAGTGTCGGGGCTGGTCGAATTCCCCGTCGTGCTGATGGGCGAGATCGGCGAGGATTTCCTGGATCTGCCGCCCGAGGTGCTGCAGACCTCGATGAAGGAACATCAGAAGTTCTTCTCGGTCCGCAATCCGCGCACGGGGCGCATCGAACGGTTCATCACCGTGGCGAACCGGACGACGTCGGACCACGGGGCCACGATCCTTGCGGGCAACCAGAAGGTGCTGGCGGCGCGTCTGTCGGATGCCAAGTTCTTCTGGGAAAACGATCTTCGCGTCGCCAAGGCCGATATCATGTCCTGGGTGCGCGACCTGGAAAACGTGACTTTCCACAACAAGATGGGCAGCCAGGGCGACCGCATCCGGCGCATCGCCTCGCTGTCGCATGAGCTGGCCGACATCACCGGCGCCGACGCGGCCGAGGCGCAGGAAGCCGCCGAGTTGGCCAAGGCCGACCTGTCTTCGGAAATGGTCTATGAATTCCCCGAACTGCAGGGGCTGATGGGCCGCTACTACATCGCCGCCTCGGGACGCAGCGACGCTGTCGCCGCCGCCGCCCAGCACCATTATTCGCCGCTGGGCCCGTCCGACGACGTGCCGACGGGCAAGGTGTCGGTCACCGTGGCGCTGGCGGACAAGCTGGACATGCTGGCGGGCTTCTGGGCCATCGACGAAAAACCGACCGGGTCCAAGGACCCGTTTGCCCTGCGCCGGGCCGCGCTGGGGGTGATCCGGCTGATCCTGGAGAACGACCTGCGCCTGCAACTGCGCGAAGTGACCGCGCGGGCCTTCTTTCCGCATGCGCTGAAACGCGATGCGGGCGCGGGCGAGACCATGGCCGAGAAACACGCCGAATATGCCCGGATCACGGGCACCGAGGCCGGGAAGATCGGCGGGATGTCGGCCAAGGCACTGACGTCGATGATTGCGTCGCGCGGGCTGCTGGGCACGCTGTGGGACACCATCAGCGACCGGAATTCCAGCTTTGCCGAGGACAAGGCGATCCTGGATGACCTGCTGGGCTTCATCCACGACCGGCTGAAGGTGGTGCTGCGCGAAAAAGGCATTCGTCACGACATCATCGACGCCTGTATCGAGATGCCCGGTTCGGACGATCTGACGCTGCTGGTCAAGCGGGCCGAAGCCCTTGATGCGGTTCTGAAAACCGAGGACGGCGAGAACCTGCTGCAGGGCTTCAAGCGGGCCAACAACATCCTGACCCAGGCCGAGGAAAAGGACGGTGTCGAATATTCCTTCGGTGCCGATCCCCGCTTTGCCCAGGACGCGGCCGAAGCCGAACTGTTCGAAGCGCTGGACATGGCCGAAGCGTCGATTACCCCGGCGTTGAAGCGCGAGGATTTCGCCGACGCGATGAGCGCGATGGCGGGTCTGCGCGGTCCGGTCGATGCCTTCTTCGAAGCCGTGCAGGTCAATACAGACAACCAGACCGTGCGGCGTAACCGCTTGAATCTCCTTAGCCGAATCCGTTCGGTCTGTATCTCTGTGGCCGATCTCACGCGTATCGACGGGTGA
- the ppdK_1 gene encoding Pyruvate, phosphate dikinase: MIGDKTKDSLARTGGGRILPVEVDSAVQNNPDTTLVTPDAPIKNYTHGGRAKCLQRLVRLDMPVPRTVALSFDAVHRIAQGHLPDLTRILAAFDDNPLLCVRPSSEDPDWGGPGAVLNIGMNAARHVALCKRLGRTAADALYVRFVQAYASNVARLDPDVFDDVDVCEDGALDRILEAYAVEADEPFPQDPGRQLSAVLKSMARAWEGTSARLLRQAKGAPADAGLGLVVQEMIPGLGQGECGSGVLQLVDPVTGQPQLTGRYLSQSQGRDALGAGRKALFLQKDTRGPSLEELAPAAFGALKEHAARMRVKLREEMQVEFVIENGRVHILDGVRVPRSSRATVQIAVRLAQDGVITQQEAVMRVEPGALNELLHRQVAPRAKRDVIGSGIAASPGAATGRLVFTAAEAQASAARREPCVLIRRETVPEDIRGMHAAIAVLTEKGGMTSHAAVIGRGLGLPCIVGASGLTFRMNQEQLVAPNGRVFKTGDIITIDGTSGQVLAGEPEMLEPALDDAFQTLMGWADEARDIGIRANADTPEDAQTARNFNAQGIGLCRTEHMFFEPARLVVMREMIFAETSGDRAAVLERLLPMQRADFIQLFRIMEGQPVCIRLFDPPLHEFLPTTRSGQRDLAEALDIPLSDVVRRAEQMGEYNPMLGMRGVRLGVTVPEIYDMQARAIFEATLEASRDGAPVEPEIMIPLVSARREVELVKARIDAVAAAVRAERGRSFVYKLGVMVETPRAALRAGEIAQHVSFLSFGTNDLTQMTYGLSRDDAGRFMSAYVKLGVFPEDPFHVLDVDGVGELLELGAARGRAARPDITLSICGEHGGNPESIAFCREAGFDYVSCSPFRVPVARLAAAQLAISHQIGRSEAAQ, encoded by the coding sequence GTGATTGGCGACAAGACCAAGGACTCTCTTGCACGAACCGGCGGCGGGCGTATCTTGCCCGTTGAAGTGGATTCCGCAGTGCAGAATAATCCCGATACCACCCTCGTCACACCCGATGCACCCATCAAGAACTACACCCATGGGGGCCGGGCCAAGTGCCTTCAGCGTCTTGTGCGGCTGGACATGCCTGTGCCGCGCACGGTGGCGTTGTCCTTTGACGCGGTGCACCGCATCGCCCAGGGCCATCTGCCGGATCTGACACGCATCCTGGCGGCGTTCGACGACAACCCGCTGCTGTGTGTGCGCCCATCGTCCGAAGACCCCGACTGGGGCGGGCCGGGGGCGGTTCTGAACATCGGCATGAACGCCGCCCGCCACGTCGCGCTGTGCAAGCGGCTGGGCCGGACGGCGGCGGACGCGCTGTACGTGCGCTTTGTGCAGGCCTATGCGTCGAACGTGGCGCGGCTGGACCCGGATGTGTTCGACGACGTCGATGTCTGCGAGGACGGCGCGCTGGACCGGATCCTCGAAGCTTACGCGGTCGAGGCCGACGAACCCTTTCCGCAGGACCCGGGCCGCCAGCTGTCCGCCGTTCTGAAATCCATGGCCCGCGCCTGGGAGGGCACATCCGCCCGCCTGCTGCGACAGGCCAAGGGCGCGCCGGCCGATGCCGGGCTGGGCCTTGTGGTGCAAGAGATGATCCCCGGTCTGGGGCAGGGCGAATGCGGATCGGGCGTGCTGCAACTGGTCGATCCGGTGACCGGCCAGCCGCAGCTGACCGGGCGTTACCTGAGCCAGAGCCAGGGCCGGGACGCGCTTGGTGCCGGGCGCAAGGCCCTGTTTCTGCAAAAGGATACCCGCGGCCCGTCGCTTGAGGAACTGGCGCCGGCAGCCTTTGGCGCACTCAAGGAACACGCCGCGCGGATGCGGGTGAAGCTGCGCGAGGAAATGCAGGTCGAGTTCGTGATCGAGAACGGGCGCGTGCATATCCTGGACGGCGTGCGTGTGCCCCGGTCGTCCCGGGCGACGGTGCAGATTGCCGTGCGGCTGGCGCAGGACGGTGTCATCACCCAACAGGAAGCGGTGATGCGGGTGGAACCCGGCGCGCTGAACGAATTGCTGCACCGTCAGGTCGCGCCGCGCGCGAAACGCGACGTGATCGGGTCGGGTATCGCGGCCAGCCCAGGCGCAGCCACCGGCCGCCTGGTCTTTACCGCGGCCGAGGCGCAGGCCAGTGCGGCGCGGCGCGAACCCTGCGTGCTGATCCGGCGGGAAACCGTGCCCGAGGATATCCGCGGCATGCATGCCGCCATCGCCGTGCTGACCGAAAAGGGCGGCATGACCAGCCATGCGGCGGTGATCGGCCGGGGTCTGGGGCTGCCGTGCATCGTGGGGGCATCGGGCCTGACCTTCCGGATGAACCAGGAACAACTGGTCGCGCCGAACGGGCGGGTCTTCAAGACCGGCGACATCATCACCATCGACGGGACGTCCGGCCAGGTGCTGGCGGGCGAGCCCGAGATGCTGGAACCGGCGCTGGACGATGCCTTTCAGACGCTGATGGGGTGGGCCGACGAGGCGCGTGATATCGGCATCCGCGCTAATGCCGACACGCCCGAGGACGCCCAGACCGCGCGCAACTTCAACGCGCAGGGCATCGGGTTGTGCCGGACGGAACACATGTTCTTCGAACCGGCCCGCCTTGTTGTCATGCGCGAGATGATCTTTGCCGAGACCAGCGGCGATCGGGCCGCTGTGCTGGAGCGGCTTTTGCCCATGCAAAGGGCCGATTTCATTCAGCTTTTCCGGATCATGGAAGGCCAGCCGGTCTGTATCCGCCTGTTCGATCCCCCCTTGCACGAATTCCTGCCGACCACCCGCAGCGGCCAGCGCGACCTGGCCGAGGCGCTGGACATCCCGCTGTCCGACGTGGTGCGCCGGGCCGAGCAGATGGGCGAATACAACCCGATGCTGGGCATGCGCGGCGTGCGGCTGGGGGTCACGGTTCCCGAAATCTACGACATGCAGGCCCGCGCGATCTTCGAGGCGACACTGGAGGCCAGCCGTGACGGCGCCCCTGTCGAACCCGAGATCATGATTCCCCTGGTGTCGGCCCGGCGCGAGGTCGAGCTGGTCAAGGCGCGCATCGATGCCGTTGCCGCCGCTGTCCGCGCCGAACGGGGGCGCAGTTTCGTCTACAAGCTGGGCGTCATGGTCGAAACCCCGCGCGCAGCGCTGCGCGCCGGCGAGATCGCCCAGCACGTGTCCTTTCTGTCCTTCGGCACCAATGACCTGACCCAGATGACCTATGGCCTGTCGCGCGACGACGCGGGGCGGTTCATGTCCGCCTACGTCAAGCTGGGGGTCTTTCCCGAAGATCCGTTCCATGTGCTCGATGTCGACGGTGTCGGCGAATTGCTGGAACTGGGCGCGGCCCGGGGCAGGGCGGCCCGGCCGGACATCACCCTGTCGATTTGCGGCGAACACGGGGGCAATCCCGAATCAATCGCCTTCTGCCGGGAGGCGGGTTTCGACTATGTCTCGTGCTCTCCGTTCCGGGTTCCGGTCGCACGGCTTGCAGCCGCCCAACTGGCGATTTCCCACCAGATCGGCCGATCAGAGGCCGCGCAATAA
- the folP gene encoding Dihydropteroate synthase encodes MTDLLYRPVVRCDLPRTDGALPLAGGPMWFDEVLCLPRRGDPTRMAARDLPDDIRDRLTAPRAPVAGLAMDRPHVMGILNTTPDSFSDGGAHVDPATAMASARAMVEAGATFVDIGGESTRPGSETVPVAEEIARVVPAVEGLQNVTGAVISIDTRKAGVARAALDAGAHLINDVSGFTYDPDLAPLCAAAGVPVCVMHNQGDPQTMQDNPFYDSVLHDVFDVLEDRIQVLEAQGIPRGRILADPGIGFGKTVEHNLTLLHHISVFHGLGCAILLGVSRKGFIGRIGEEPRANARGPGSIAVGLAALGEGVQILRVHDVADTAQAVRLWQAVRFGG; translated from the coding sequence TTGACCGATCTGCTGTACCGCCCCGTCGTCCGCTGTGACCTGCCGCGGACCGATGGCGCCTTGCCGCTGGCCGGCGGGCCGATGTGGTTCGACGAGGTGCTGTGCCTGCCGCGCAGGGGGGACCCCACGCGCATGGCGGCCAGGGATCTGCCCGACGATATCCGCGACCGACTGACGGCGCCCCGGGCGCCGGTGGCCGGGCTGGCCATGGACCGGCCGCACGTGATGGGCATCCTGAACACCACGCCCGACAGTTTCTCGGACGGGGGCGCCCATGTGGACCCGGCCACCGCCATGGCGTCGGCGCGGGCGATGGTCGAAGCGGGCGCGACCTTTGTCGACATCGGCGGGGAATCCACGCGGCCCGGATCCGAAACCGTTCCCGTGGCCGAAGAGATCGCGCGCGTGGTGCCCGCGGTCGAAGGATTGCAGAACGTTACAGGCGCCGTGATCTCGATCGACACGCGCAAGGCGGGGGTGGCGCGGGCCGCGCTGGACGCCGGTGCACACCTGATCAACGACGTATCGGGCTTTACCTATGATCCGGATCTTGCGCCGTTATGTGCTGCGGCGGGCGTGCCCGTCTGCGTGATGCACAATCAGGGCGATCCGCAGACGATGCAGGACAATCCGTTCTATGACAGTGTCTTGCACGACGTCTTTGATGTTCTGGAAGACCGCATCCAGGTGCTGGAAGCCCAGGGCATTCCGCGCGGCCGCATCCTGGCCGACCCGGGCATCGGGTTCGGCAAGACGGTCGAACACAACCTGACCCTGCTGCATCACATTTCGGTCTTTCACGGGCTGGGATGCGCCATCCTGCTGGGCGTCTCGCGCAAGGGCTTTATCGGGCGCATTGGCGAGGAGCCGCGCGCAAACGCCCGTGGGCCCGGTTCCATCGCCGTGGGCCTTGCCGCGCTGGGGGAAGGGGTGCAAATTCTCAGGGTACATGACGTGGCCGATACGGCCCAGGCGGTGCGTCTCTGGCAGGCGGTTCGCTTCGGGGGCTGA
- a CDS encoding inner membrane protein translates to MDTAYAIKLFGALFAIMNPISNLPLFLGITDGADAATQKAIALKVALYSLVMGAVFSLAGSAVLKLFGISIDDFRTAGGLVLLLIALNMLNGDHSQSHSGSQHEKAAYPDAASVAFYPLTFPIIIGPGTIATLIVFMGQATTISDKIAFGVVFGGLIAMLGIVFFFAADIGRHLSTTARAIMSRLMGMILAAIAVEMIADGLKALWPGLA, encoded by the coding sequence ATGGACACGGCATACGCGATCAAGCTGTTCGGCGCGCTTTTCGCGATCATGAACCCGATCAGCAACCTGCCCCTGTTCCTGGGCATCACCGATGGCGCGGACGCGGCGACGCAGAAGGCCATCGCGCTGAAGGTGGCGCTGTATTCCCTGGTCATGGGCGCGGTGTTCTCGCTGGCGGGATCGGCGGTGCTGAAGCTGTTCGGCATTTCCATCGACGATTTCCGCACGGCGGGGGGTCTTGTCCTGCTGCTGATCGCGCTGAACATGCTGAACGGGGACCACAGCCAGTCCCATTCGGGATCGCAGCATGAAAAGGCCGCCTACCCCGATGCGGCCTCGGTCGCCTTTTACCCGCTGACCTTCCCGATCATCATCGGCCCCGGCACCATCGCGACGCTGATCGTCTTCATGGGTCAGGCCACCACGATCAGCGACAAGATCGCCTTTGGCGTGGTCTTCGGCGGGCTGATTGCCATGCTGGGCATCGTGTTCTTCTTTGCCGCCGATATCGGCCGGCACCTGTCCACAACGGCGCGCGCCATCATGAGCCGCCTGATGGGCATGATCCTCGCCGCCATCGCCGTCGAGATGATCGCCGACGGGCTCAAGGCGCTCTGGCCGGGGCTGGCCTGA